A segment of the Streptomyces pactum genome:
AGATGCGCTCGCGGATCTCCGGAGCGATCCCGGTACCGGTGTCACGGAACTCCACCAGCAGCCGGTCGTGATGGAGAGCCGTCCGCACGGTCAGTGTGCCGTCACCGCCCGTGCCGTGCATGGCGGAGACCGCGTTGTCGATGAGGTTGGTCCATACCTGGTTGAGTTCCGCCGGGTACGCCGGGACCCGCGGCACCGTGCGGTCGTACTGCTTGACGACCTCGATCCGGGAGCCGATCTTGCCCGACAGCATCAGCAGGGTGCTGTCGAGGAGCTCATGGACGTCGACGGTCCGATAGGGCGCCCGGTCGAGCTGCGCGTACTGCTTGGCCGCGTCCACCAGGTGCGAGATCCGGGCGGTGGAGTCCGCGATCTCGTCCATCAGCAGCTCGGTCTCGACCGTGTAGTTGAGCCAGCCGACCGCCCCCGGCAGCATCTCCTCGTCCACGGCCGCCGCCACCTGGTCCAGCCACTCGGTGTCCAGGCCGGCCTGCACGAAGGTCGGCGCGAGCTGCCAGCCCCCCTCGATGCCGTGGTCCTCCAGCCAGTCGGTGAGGGCGTCCTCCCGGTCGGCGGCCTCCAGCGGGGTGAGCGAGGGCGCCTTGGCGATCCGCTCGGCCGTGCGCTCCTGTATCTCGATGAGACCCGCGAGCGCGTCCCGGGAGAACGGCCCCTCGGCGATGACGGCGAGCTTGTGCCGCATCTTCGCCACCCGCTCCCGCAGGGTCGAGGTGGCCCGGACGGCGGCCGCCGCCGGATTGTTCAGCTCGTGCGTGAGGCCGGCCGACAGCGAGCCGAGCGCCAGCAGCCGTTCGCGCTGCCCGATGGTCCGCTGGGTGTTCTTGGACCCGAAGAACAGCCCCTCCAGCAGATGCACCGCCATCGGGAACCACTCCCGCATGACGGCCGCGAACGTCGCCGCCGGCAGGACGAAGAACCGCGTCGGCTCCGTGACGCGCATCGAGTTGTTGTAGACCTGCGGCAGCCGGTCGCCGACGTATGCCTGCATCGCGCCCGCGTACACGCCGCGCTGAGAGGTGCGGTTGGTCTCCACGTCGTCCCCGCCGACCCTGCGGGAGAGCACGACCGACCCCTCCAGCATCACGTAGAGGCACGTCGCGTCCTCGCCCTCGGCGTACACGGGCCCGGGCTCGAACAGCTCCACCCGGCCCGCGGCGCACAGCCGACCGAGCTGCTCGGGCGTCAGCTTCTCGAACAGGAACAGTTCCCCGATCTCCTCGGGGCTGCACGGCATCGGCCGCCCGCTCACGACTGCTCCAGGTACCGGTGGACGAGCATGACGGCCATGGCTCCCTCTCCGACGGCGGACGCGACCCGTTTGGCGGACTCCGCGCGGGCGTCGCCCGCCACGAACACGCCCGGGACGCTGGTCTCCAGGTGGTAGGGCGGGCGCTCCAGCTCCCAGTCGGCCGGTGGCCGCCCGTCGGGGGTGAGGTCGGGTCCGGCGAGGATGAACCCGCGCTCGTCCCGCAGTACCGTGCCGTCCAGCCAGCCGGTCAGCGGGGCCGCGCCGATGAACACGAACAGCCACTGGGCGTCCACGAGTTCGGTGCCGCCGCCCTCCGCGTCGCGCAGGGTCAGCCGCTCCAGGTGCCCGTCGCCGTGCGCGCTCTCGACGACCGTGCCGCAGCGTACGTGGATGTTGGGCGTCTCCTCGATCTGCCGGATCAGGTAGTGCGACATGGACGCCGCGAGGGAGCCGCCGCGGACCAGCAGCGTCACCGACTTGGCGCCCCGGGACAGGTACATCGCGGCCTGCCCGGCCGAGTTGGCGCCGCCGACGATGTACACGTCGTGCCCCTGGCAGGAGGCGGCCTCGGTCAGCGCCGAGCCGTAGAAGACGCCGCAGCCGGTCAGGTCGTCGGTGCCGGGAGCGGTGAGCTGCCGGTAGGAGACGCCGGTCGCCAGGATCACGCTGTGCGCGGCGATCTCCGAGCCGTCCGAGAACCGTACGATGCGGGCCGCGCCGCTCGCCTCCAGCCCGGTCACCTCGCGCGCGGTGAGTATCTCGGCGCCGAACTTCG
Coding sequences within it:
- a CDS encoding ATP-binding protein — translated: MSGRPMPCSPEEIGELFLFEKLTPEQLGRLCAAGRVELFEPGPVYAEGEDATCLYVMLEGSVVLSRRVGGDDVETNRTSQRGVYAGAMQAYVGDRLPQVYNNSMRVTEPTRFFVLPAATFAAVMREWFPMAVHLLEGLFFGSKNTQRTIGQRERLLALGSLSAGLTHELNNPAAAAVRATSTLRERVAKMRHKLAVIAEGPFSRDALAGLIEIQERTAERIAKAPSLTPLEAADREDALTDWLEDHGIEGGWQLAPTFVQAGLDTEWLDQVAAAVDEEMLPGAVGWLNYTVETELLMDEIADSTARISHLVDAAKQYAQLDRAPYRTVDVHELLDSTLLMLSGKIGSRIEVVKQYDRTVPRVPAYPAELNQVWTNLIDNAVSAMHGTGGDGTLTVRTALHHDRLLVEFRDTGTGIAPEIRERIFDPFFTTKPVGEGTGLGLDISWRIVVDKHHGTIQVESVPGDTRFQVLLPLTAAESGPTEEPA